A window of Ictidomys tridecemlineatus isolate mIctTri1 chromosome 15, mIctTri1.hap1, whole genome shotgun sequence contains these coding sequences:
- the Snx20 gene encoding sorting nexin-20 yields the protein MACPEHPGSPGCTGPVTQCAAKTKQEAPTSDPDLPSPGPREHSGAHPSPSSNSSMTTRELQEYWKNEKCRWKHIKLLFEIASARIEEGKVSKFVMYQIVVIQTGSFDSNKAVLDRRYSDFERLHKNLLKTFREEMEDVVLPRKRLTGNFSEEMICERKLALKEYLGLLYALRCVRRSREFADFLTRPELREAFGCLRAGQYARALDLLVRVVPLQEKLTAHCPTAAVPALCAMLVCHRDLERPAEAFAAGERALRCLQAREGHRYYAPLLDAMIRLAYVLGKDFVSLQGRLEESQLRKPTHRGFTLKELTVREYLS from the exons ATGGCATGTCCTGAGCACCCTGGCAGCCCTGGCTGCACAGGACCCGTAACCCAGTGTGCTGCcaagaccaagcaggaagcaccCACCTCGGACCCAGATCTCCCAAGCCCAGGACCTAGAGAACACTCAG GTGCCCACCCCAGTCCAAGCTCCAACTCCAGCATGACCACCCGGGAGCTGCAGGAGTACTGGAAGAACGAGAAGTGCCGCTGGAAGCACATCAAGCTGCTCTTTGAGATCGCTTCAGCCCGCATCGAGGAGGGAAAGGTCTCCAAGTTTGTG ATGTACCAGATCGTGGTCATCCAGACGGGGAGCTTCGACAGCAACAAGGCTGTCCTGGATCGGCGCTACTCGGACTTCGAGAGGCTGCACAAGAACCTGCTGAAGACGTTCCGGGAGGAGATGGAGGACGTGGTGTTGCCCCGGAAGCGCCTGACGGGGAACTTCTCGGAGGAGATGATCTGCGAGCGCAAGCTGGCGCTCAAGGAGTACCTGGGGCTGCTCTACGCGCTGCGCTGCGTGCGCCGCTCGCGCGAGTTCGCCGACTTCCTCACGCGGCCCGAGCTGCGCGAGGCCTTCGGCTGCCTGCGCGCCGGCCAGTACGCGCGCGCGCTCGACCTGCTGGTGCGCGTGGTGCCGCTGCAGGAGAAGCTCACGGCCCACTGCCCCACGGCCGCCGTCCCCGCGCTCTGCGCCATGCTCGTGTGCCACCGCGACCTGGAGCGCCCCGCCGAGGCCTTCGCCGCCGGGGAGCGGGCCCTGCGGTGCCTGCAGGCCCGGGAGGGCCATCGCTACTATGCGCCCCTGCTGGACGCCATGATCCGCCTGGCCTACGTGTTGGGCAAGGACTTCGTGTCCCTGCAGGGCAGGCTGGAGGAGAGCCAGCTCCGGAAGCCCACCCACCGGGGCTTCACCCTCAAGGAGCTCACGGTGCGGGAGTATCTGTCCTGA